A single genomic interval of Daucus carota subsp. sativus chromosome 1, DH1 v3.0, whole genome shotgun sequence harbors:
- the LOC108204873 gene encoding peptidyl-prolyl cis-trans isomerase FKBP13, chloroplastic, translating into MSSLPFSLASPAHTKQIRSPPTAQASSAFKTFGNNEQRFNKKAANEQLQVNVEKTSMSLLGRREAIGLGLSFTALVDFLGQNAAVAAEATAPCEFTTTPSGLAFCDKVVGFGPEASKGQLIKAHYTGKLENGKVFDSSYNRGKPLTFRIGVGEVIKGWDQGILGGDGVPPMLAGGKRTLKLPPQLGYGMRGAGCKGGSCIIPPDSVLLFDVEFIGKA; encoded by the exons ATGAGCTCATTGCCATTTTCCTTGGCCTCTCCAGCACACACAAAACAAATAAGAAGTCCCCCCACAGCACAAGCCTCATCAGCCTTTAAGACTTTTGGCAACAATGAGCAGAGATTTAACAAGAAGGCTGCTAATGAGCAGCTGCAAGTAAATGTGGAGAAAACATCAATGAGCTTGTTGGGAAGAAGAGAAGCCATTGGCCTTGGCTTGTCTTTCACTGCTCTTGTTGATTTTCTTGGCCAAAACGCCGCGGTGGCTGCAGAAGCTACTGCCCCGTGTGAATTCACTACGACTCCTTCAGGCCTTGCCTTCTGTGATAAAGTTGTTGGATTTGGCCCTGAAGCTTCCAAAGGCCAATTGATCAAG GCACATTATACCGGAAAACTGGAGAATGGGAAGGTGTTTGACAGCAGCTATAACCGCGGGAAGCCTCTTACATTTCGGATTGGTGTTGGTGAG GTTATTAAAGGATGGGATCAAGGAATTCTTGGAGGAGATGGAGTTCCACCGATGCTCGCTG GAGGAAAGCGTACATTGAAACTACCTCCGCAGCTTGGATATGGAATGAGGGGAGCCGGTTGTAAAGGAG GTTCATGCATCATTCCTCCGGATTCAGTTCTTCTGTTTGATGTGGAGTTCATAGGAAAGGCATAG
- the LOC108204872 gene encoding protein TRIGALACTOSYLDIACYLGLYCEROL 2, chloroplastic, producing MFGNSLVHVSSTCPAVISSNLASRNGVVSLLPNLNLKLRKRFSVIRAVSDDADVTQQPSSGSEPKNPLSVVLDIPKTIWRQTLKPLSDFGFGRRSIWEGGVGLFLVSNLVLFVLSLAWLRGFQLRSKFRKYSAVFEFSQACGICNGTPVRIRGVTVGNVIQVNPSLKSIEAVVEVEDEKVIIPRNSLIEVNQSGLLMETMIDITPRNPIPTPAVGPLHAECEKEGLIVCDRQKIKGIQGVSLDALVGIFTRLGRDVEEIGVANTYELAVRAAAIIEEARPLLTQIKAMAEDVQPLLSEIRESGLLTEVERLTKSLTQATEDLRSVHSSIMTPETSELIQKSIYTLIFTLKNIESISSDIVGFTGDEATRRNLKVLIKSLSRLL from the exons ATGTTTGGGAATAGTTTGGTGCATGTTTCATCAACATGCCCTGCTGTAATCTCTTCGAATTTGGCTTCACGAAATGGGGTTGTGAGCTTGTTGCCTAATCTGAATTTGAAACTCCGAAAGAGGTTCTCGGTTATAAGAGCTGTATCTGATGATGCAGATGTTACCCAACAGCCATCTTCTGGTTCTGAGCCGAAAAACCCGCTTTCTGTTGTTCTTGATATTCCTAAGACTATTTGGCGACAGACTTTGAAGCCTTTAAGTGATTTTGGGTTTGGGAGGAGGAGCATTTGGGAAGGTGGGGTTGGGTTATTTCTTGTGTCGAACTTGGTTCTCTTTGTGCTTAGTCTGGCATGGTTGAGAGGGTTTCAGTTACGGTCGAAGTTTAGGAAGTATTCGGCTGTTTTTGAGTTTTCTCAGGCTTGTGGTATTTGTAATGGTACGCCTGTTAGAATCAGAGGGGTTACTGTTGGGAATGTTATTCAGGTTAATCCGTCACTGAAAAGCATTGAAGCAGTCGTGGAG GTTGAAGATGAAAAGGTAATTATACCTCGTAATTCACTCATTGAAGTGAATCAGTCCGGTCTTCTCATGGAAACAATGATTGATATAACACCTCGCAACCCTATCCCGACTCCGGCAGTAGGTCCTCTTCATGCagaatgtgaaaaagaaggCTTAATTGTATGTGACAGGCAAAAAATAAAAGGAATTCAAGGAGTAAGTCTGGATGCATTAGTTGGAATATTTACCCGCCTTGGACGTGATGTAGAGGAAATTGGTGTTGCCAATACCTATGAATTAGCTGTAAGAGCTGCAGCAATTATTGAAGAAGCAAGACCACTCCTTACACAG ATTAAAGCCATGGCTGAAGATGTTCAACCGTTGCTGTCTGAGATCCGAGAAAGTGGTTTGCTAACAGAAGTTGAGAGATTAACCAAAAGCCTGACACAAGCAACAGAGGACTTGAG AAGTGTGCATTCATCCATTATGACTCCAGAGACTTCTGAGCTGATCCAGAAATCTATATACACTCTTATTTTCACTCTGAAAAATATTGAG AGTATAAGTTCGGATATCGTGGGATTTACCggtgatgaagctacaagacgAAATTTGAAGGTTCTTATTAAGTCTCTCAGCAGGCTACTGTGA
- the LOC108223482 gene encoding receptor-like protein EIX2, whose product MDIIKLSLAQESFANTACLEIEREALLSFKQGLQDPLGRLSSWNGVDCCRWSGIKCNIAGNVIKINLRNTVPSTSKRSCLGGKINSTLLELKYLGYLDLSLNCFEGLQIPEFFGKLENLRYLNLSFSLFEGEIPPQLGNLSSLNYLDLNMYDSSYSLSSRNLRWLSGLASIKYLNMGNADLANLGSELLQVVNMLPFLEELHFHRCDLYNLPSSLSYVNLTLLSVLDLSDNQIQSLIPNWIYNLTSLTKLDLSNDYYNLNGNIPRECGDKDSKEDPDPQLYYGFEGRIPGSLGSLCGLKVLNLSGNLLTGGLDKFVDSFTTFCPDNSLVSLSLNGNQLAGGLPNSLGKLKYLKQLHISHNCFWGSIPESVGNLSFLQELDVSLNEMNGTIPRTLGQLSRITDLNFRDNHWQGVLTEDHFMTLARLQYLYVSTDRARPLVFNATTEWSPPFRLLSLELYNCIVGPAFPAWIRAQSELNHVVLHKAGIEDTIPEEWFFNISSQVTHLQLSYNKIKGKLPQKLKFPALGYIDLRKNQFEGSLPLWLPNAAEIYLQQNLFSGPIPDDISELTQLQVFDVSENHLTGMIPPSLCLMTNLGILSLRDNQLSGKLPTCWDDSQSIYILDISSNNLSGEIPSSLGRLYDIIVLSLSNNSLSGEIPSSLQNITHLESLDLGNNKLSGNLPQWIGNVSLKLWILRLSSNKLTGIIPAQWCNLSTLHILDLAENSLSGVIPSCLGHLRTLVYTKSDSTVGYGGWLGHTFKEQMFMVTKGRELEYSSTLKLVNIINLSGNNLTGEIPPGITNLTALGTLNLSRNHLTGSIPNEIGNMRRLETLDLSHNKLSEPIPDSISLLHSLSHLNVSYNNLVGRIPTGNQLQTLTDVSMFDGNPLLCGKPLLSKCRGSEVGSDVPISESPDNDFQSELENLLCYCCGYVFGICCVWCTLWKMATWREAYFGLFKLA is encoded by the coding sequence ATGGACATCATCAAGCTCAGCTTGGCACAAGAAAGTTTCGCCAACACTGCTTGTTTAGAAATAGAGAGGGAAGCGCTGCTCAGCTTTAAACAAGGGCTTCAAGATCCTTTAGGAAGGCTTTCATCCTGGAATGGTGTTGATTGTTGCCGATGGAGTGGCATCAAATGCAATATTGCAGGAAATGTCATCAAGATCAATCTCCGCAATACAGTTCCTTCTACTTCCAAGAGGTCGTGTTTGGGCGGTAAGATAAACTCTACTTTGCTTGAGTTGAAGTATTTAGGTTACTTGGACCTAAGCTTGAATTGTTTTGAGGGACTTCAAATTCCGGAATTCTTTGGGAAGCTAGAGAATTTAAGATATCTAAATctctctttttcattgtttgaaGGGGAAATCCCCCCTCAACTTGGAAATTTATCTAGCCTGAATTATCTTGATCTTAATATGTATGATTCATCATACTCTTTGTCGTCCAGAAACTTGCGATGGCTCTCAGGTCTCGCTTCCATTAAGTATCTTAACATGGGAAATGCTGACCTAGCCAACCTAGGATCAGAATTGTTGCAAGTAGTCAATATGCTTCCTTTTCTTGAAGAATTACACTTTCATAGATGTGACCTTTATAATCTCCCAAGTTCACTTTCATATGTCAACTTGACCCTGCTTTCTGTCCTTGATCTCTCTGATAATCAAATTCAGTCTTTAATACCAAACTGGATATATAACCTTACCAGTCTTACTAAACTAGATCTCAGCAATGACTATTACAATCTAAATGGAAATATTCCGAGAGAATGTGGAGACAAGGACTCTAAAGAAGATCCTGATCCACAGTTATATTATGGATTTGAAGGTCGAATACCAGGGTCCTTAGGAAGTCTTTGTGGTCTAAAAGTATTGAACCTCTCAGGAAATCTTTTAACAGGTGGACTTGATAAATTTGTTGACAGCTTTACCACATTTTGTCCTGACAACAGCTTAGTGTCCTTAAGCCTAAACGGCAACCAGTTAGCAGGAGGCTTGCCAAACTCATTGGGGAAGCTCAAGTATCTGAAACAACTCCATATCAGTCATAACTGTTTCTGGGGATCTATTCCGGAATCTGTAGGAAACCTGTCATTCTTGCAGGAATTGGATGTCTCGTTGAACGAAATGAATGGAACTATTCCAAGAACTTTGGGGCAACTTTCTAGGATCACTGATTTGAATTTTAGAGACAACCATTGGCAAGGTGTTCTAACAGAGGACCATTTTATGACACTCGCAAGATTGCAATATCTATATGTCAGCACAGACAGAGCCAGACCATTGGTTTTCAACGCTACAACTGAATGGAGTCCCCCATTTAGGCTCTTGTCACTTGAACTGTATAATTGTATAGTTGGACCAGCATTTCCTGCATGGATACGTGCACAAAGTGAACTCAACCATGTAGTCCTTCACAAAGCAGGAATTGAAGACACGATACCTGAGGAGTGGTTCTTCAACATATCATCCCAAGTAACCCACCTGCAGTTgtcttataataaaataaaggggAAGCTGCCTCAGAAGTTAAAATTTCCAGCActtggatatattgatttaaggAAAAATCAGTTTGAGGGATCGCTTCCACTTTGGCTTCCCAATGCTGCAGAAATTTACCTTCAACAAAATTTATTCTCAGGGCCTATCCCGGATGATATTAGTGAGCTGACACAACTACAAGTTTTTGATGTTTCTGAGAACCATCTTACCGGCATGATCCCACCATCCCTTTGTCTAATGACAAATTTGGGAATACTTTCCCTTAGGGATAATCAGTTGTCTGGGAAGCTACCTACTTGTTGGGATGATTCGCAGTCGATATACATTCTTGATATATCAAGCAATAACCTATCTGGTGAAATTCCTAGTTCTTTGGGTCGGCTATATGATATCATTGTATTGAGTTTAAGCAACAACAGTTTAAGTGGAGAGATTCCATCGTCGTTACAGAACATCACACATCTGGAGAGCCTGGATCTGGGAAATAACAAATTGTCAGGAAACCTACCACAGTGGATAGGGAATGTTTCCCTCAAACTCTGGATCCTACGCCTAAGTTCTAATAAGCTCACTGGAATCATACCTGCACAATGGTGCAATCTTTCAACCCTTCATATCCTAGATCTTGCGGAGAACAGTCTTTCAGGGGTCATTCCAAGCTGTCTAGGCCACCTGCGTACACTGGTTTATACTAAATCCGACTCAACTGTTGGTTATGGCGGCTGGCTTGGGCACACCTTTAAAGAACAAATGTTTATGGTGACCAAAGGAAGAGAATTGGAATACAGCAGCACTCTGAAATTGGTGAATATCATAAATCTTTCAGGCAATAATTTAACAGGTGAAATACCACCTGGAATAACAAATCTCACAGCACTCGGAACCTTAAACCTCTCCAGGAATCATCTTACAGGAAGCATCCCGAATGAAATTGGAAACATGAGACGGTTAGAAACCCTTGATCTGTCTCACAACAAACTTTCTGAACCTATTCCAGACAGCATTTCATTGCTGCATTCTTTGAGTCACTTGAATGTTTCATACAACAATTTGGTGGGAAGAATTCCAACAGGAAATCAACTGCAGACACTCACTGACGTGTCTATGTTTGATGGCAATCCTTTATTATGTGGGAAGCCGCTTCTGTCCAAGTGTCGCGGTTCTGAAGTCGGTTCTGATGTCCCCATTTCAGAATCTCCAGATAATGATTTTCAAAGTGAACTAGAAAATCTACTGTGCTACTGTTGTGGGTATGTTTTTGGTATTTGTTGTGTTTGGTGCACATTATGGAAAATGGCTACATGGAGAGAAGCATACTTTGGGTTGTTTAAGTTAGCTTAA
- the LOC108223492 gene encoding receptor-like protein EIX2: MDLIRLSLAQESFNSTCTDSEREALLSFKQGLKDPLGRLSSWTGVDCCRWSGIKCNMSGSVMKLDLRNRFPSTISRRYCLGGKINSSLLELKYLGYLDLSLNCFEGLEIPQFFGMLKSLRYLNLSFSEFGGEIPPQLGNLSSLQYLDLNTHDYVTPISYSLSSGHLQWLSGLTSMKYLNMGNTILADLGSELLQVVNMLPFLEELHLHRCGLYDLPISLPYVNLTLLSVLDLSDNQIQSSIPNWIHNLTSLTKLDLSNDYYNLNGNIPRECGDKDSKEDPDPLLYFGFEGRIPGSLGSLCGLKVLNLSGNLLTGELDEFVDSFTTSCPNNSLVSLSLNGNQLAGGLPSSLGKLKYLKQLHMNHNCFWGSIPESVGNLSFLQELDVSLNEMNGTIPRTLGQLSKIIDLNLEENHWQGVITEDHFMNLTGLKYLYVSTDRATPLVFNVPPQWNPPFRLLSLELMNCMVGPTFPAWIRVQNELNNVVLHNTGIEDTIPGEWFSNLSAQLTHLELSDNKIKGKLPQKLKFPKLIIMDLRKNQFEGLLPLWFTNAMWIFLQENNFSGPIPDDISKMTQLNILDVSENHLTGTIPSSICAMTSLEVLSLRENHFTGQLPHCWHEAQQLWALDISSNNLSGEIPSSIGLLISLIKLSLSNNSLRGEIPLSLQNCMKLQSLNLGDNNLSGNLPLWIGNDSVELRILRLRSNKLRGTIPKQWCILLNLHILDLADNSLSGVIPNCLGNLSSLTSTNTFWTTVPNSMERYIFEEQMFMVTKGREMEFSSTLGIVTVINLSNNNLTGEIPQGITNLTALGTLNLSRNYLTGGIPNEIGNMRLLETLDLSNNKLSGPIPDSISYLNSLNHFNVSHNNLVGRIPTGNQLQTLTDVSMFDGNPLLCGKPLLLKCPGPEAGYDVPTMQSPVRDFQSELENLWFYCGGYVCGICGVWLTLWKKDTWREAYFRVLKLT, encoded by the coding sequence ATGGATCTTATTAGGCTCAGCTTGGCGCAAGAAAGTTTCAACAGCACTTGTACAGATTCAGAGAGGGAGGCGCTTCTGAGCTTTAAACAAGGGCTCAAAGATCCTTTAGGCAGGCTTTCTTCCTGGACTGGTGTTGATTGCTGCAGATGGAGTGGCATCAAATGCAATATGTCTGGAAGTGTCATGAAGCTTGATCTACGCAACAGATTTCCATCTACTATTTCCAGAAGGTATTGTTTAGGTGGTAAAATAAACTCATCTTTGCTCGAGTTGAAGTATTTAGGTTATTTGGACCTAAGCTTGAACTGTTTTGAGGGACTTGAAATTCCTCAGTTCTTTGGGATGCTAAAAAGTTTGAGATATCTAAATCTCTCTTTCTCGGAGTTTGGGGGGGAAATCCCCCCTCAGCTTGGAAATTTATCTAGCCTGCAGTATCTTGATCTTAATACGCATGATTATGTAACTCCCATATCATACTCTTTATCATCCGGACACTTGCAATGGCTCTCAGGTCTCACTTCCATGAAGTATCTCAACATGGGAAATACTATCCTAGCCGACCTAGGATCAGAACTGTTGCAAGTAGTCAATATGCTTCCTTTTCTTGAAGAATTACACTTGCACAGATGTGGCCTCTATGATCTCCCAATTTCACTACCATATGTTAACTTGACGTTGCTTTCTGTCCTTGATCTCTCTGATAATCAAATTCAGTCTTCAATACCCAACTGGATTCATAACCTCACCAGTCTCACTAAACTTGATCTCAGCAATGATTATTACAATCTCAATGGAAATATTCCAAGAGAATGTGGAGACAAGGACTCTAAAGAAGATCCTGATCCACTATTATATTTTGGATTTGAAGGTCGAATACCAGGGTCCTTAGGAAGTCTCTGTGGTCTAAAAGTATTGAACCTCTCAGGAAATCTTTTAACAGGTGAACTTGATGAATTTGTTGACAGCTTTACCACATCTTGTCCTAACAACAGCTTAGTGTCCCTGAGCCTAAACGGCAACCAGTTAGCAGGAGGCTTGCCAAGCTCATTGGGGAAGCTCAAGTATCTGAAACAACTTCATATGAATCATAACTGTTTCTGGGGATCTATTCCGGAATCTGTAGGGAACTTATCATTCTTGCAGGAATTGGATGTCTCTTTGAATGAAATGAACGGAACAATTCCTAGAACTTTGGGGCAACTTTCTAAGATCATTGATTTAAATCTTGAAGAAAACCATTGGCAAGGTGTTATAACAGAAGACCATTTCATGAATCTCACTGGattgaaatatttatatgtcAGCACAGACAGAGCTACACCACTGGTTTTCAATGTTCCTCCTCAATGGAATCCCCCTTTCAGGCTCTTGTCACTAGAACTAATGAACTGTATGGTGGGACCAACATTTCCTGCATGGATTCGTGTTCAAAATGAACTCAACAACGTAGTTCTACACAATACAGGAATTGAAGACACCATACCTGGGGAATGGTTCTCAAACCTATCGGCCCAACTCACACACCTGGAGTTGTCTGATAACAAAATAAAGGGGAAGCTCCCGCAGAAATTAAAATTTCCAAAACTTATTATTATGGACTTGAGGAAAAATCAATTTGAGGGATTGCTGCCACTTTGGTTTACCAATGCCATGTGGATTTTTCTTCAAGAAAATAACTTCTCAGGGCCAATCCCGGACGATATCAGTAAAATGACACAACTAAATATTCTTGATGTTTCCGAGAACCATCTTACTGGTACGATCCCATCATCCATTTGTGCAATGACTTCTTTGGAAGTACTATCCCTCAGGGAAAATCATTTCACTGGACAGCTACCTCATTGTTGGCATGAGGCACAACAGCTCTGGGCTCTTGATATATCAAGCAATAACCTCTCTGGTGAAATCCCTAGTTCGATAGGTCTCCTGATTTCTCTCATTAAATTGAGTTTGAGCAACAATAGTCTGCGCGGAGAGATTCCATTGTCTCTTCAGAATTGCATGAAATTGCAGAGCCTGAATCTTGGAGATAATAATTTGTCAGGAAACCTACCACTGTGGATAGGAAATGATTCAGTGGAATTACGGATCCTTCGACTGAGATCTAACAAGCTCAGAGGAACCATCCCTAAACAATGGTGCATTTTGTTAAACCTCCATATCCTAGATCTGGCTGACAACAGTCTTTCTGGAGTCATTCCAAACTGTTTGGGCAATCTGAGTTCACTGACTTCTACTAATACTTTCTGGACAACGGTACCCAACAGCATGGAGAGGTACATCTTTGAAGAGCAAATGTTTATGGTGACTAAAGGAAGAGAAATGGAATTTAGCAGCACACTGGGAATCGTTACTGTCATCAATCTTTCCAACAATAATTTAACAGGTGAAATACCACAAGGGATAACAAACCTCACAGCACTCGGAACCCTCAACCTTTCCAGGAATTATCTAACAGGAGGCATCCCCAATGAAATTGGAAACATGAGACTGTTAGAAACACTTGATTTGTCTAACAATAAACTTTCCGGGCCTATTCCAGACAGCATTTCATATCTGAACTCTCTGAATCACTTCAATGTCTCACACAACAATTTGGTGGGAAGAATTCCAACGGGAAATCAACTTCAGACACTCACTGATGTGTCTATGTTTGATGGCAATCCTTTATTATGTGGGAAGCCGCTTCTGCTTAAGTGTCCCGGTCCTGAAGCCGGTTATGATGTTCCCACTATGCAATCTCCAGTTCGCGATTTTCAAAGTGAACTAGAAAACCTATGGTTCTACTGTGGTGGTTATGTTTGTGGTATATGTGGTGTTTGGCTCACTTTGTGGAAGAAAGATACATGGAGAGAAGCATACTTTCGGGTTTTGAAGTTAACTTAA
- the LOC108223500 gene encoding receptor-like protein EIX2 — MHSTLPLHYSYHLIKIFLVAIVFVAPKMNIFGLSVAQESFTNSTCVDIEREALLSFKQGLRDPSGRLSFWTGTNCCQWSGIKCNMLGNVIKVDLRSRSPSATYRSSCLGGEVNSSLLNLKHLSYLDLSLNCFEGLRIPEFFGELKNLRYLNLSSSSFSGEIPPHLGNLSSLHYLDLEMKDDDTTTITFRLLSSNLTWLSGLISIKYLNMGNTNLGGQGPELFRSVNMLPVLEELHLHSCDLYYLPRSLSTVNMTLLSVLDLSDNQIQSSIPNWISNLTSLTELDLSNDYFNLNGNIPRECEDKASKEDLDPQLYYGIAGWIPESLGSLCGLKVLNLTGNLMTGEIDGFLDKFTTVCPNNSLVALGLGGNQFSGELPSSLGKLKYLKQLHIGQNCFWGSIPRTIGNLLFLQELDVSLNEMNGTIPKSLGKLSRVTDLKLENNHWQGVITEDHLMNLEKLQYLSLSTDRARPLVFNVTPQWNPPFRLLSLELYNCIVGPKLPEWIRVQSKLNVVILQNAGIEDTVPEDWFFNISSQVTLLDLSYNMIMGKLPLKLKFPELGTIDLRNNRFEGPVPLCFTNATYMFLQQNLFSGPIPNDISELTELRILDVSKNYLTGMIPSAVCEMASLDILSLRENQFHGQLPQCWNDLQRITVLDIASNNLSGEIPSSLGLLQVLRILSLSNNSLSGQIPSSFQNCTDLKILDLGNNKLSGNLPLWIGNDSTQFWILGLKSNKLNGTIPRQWCNLSDLHILDLAENSLSGSIPSCLGDLSSLIYSKTDLNNKYSVEDSYYFQEQMLMVTKGRVMEFSKTLKFVNIINLSSNILTGEIPHGITNLTALGTLNISGNYLTGNIPNEIGNMRWLETLDFSINKLSGPIPQSLSLLESLSYFNVSYNNLVGRIPQGNQLQTLTDVSIYEGNPSLCGKPLLSKCPGSDIGSDVPISQSPDYDSETELENLLFYCCGFVFGISGVWCTLWKKDTWREAYFSFFNLA; from the coding sequence ATGCATAGCACCTTGCCACTGCATTATTCATATCACCTGATCAAAATTTTTCTGGTAGCCATTGTTTTTGTGGCTCCGAAAATGAACATCTTTGGGCTTAGCGTGGCACAAGAAAGTTTTACCAACTCCACTTGTGTTGATATAGAGAGAGAAGCGCTTCTCAGTTTTAAACAAGGGCTCCGTGATCCATCAGGCAGGCTTTCGTTCTGGACCGGTACTAATTGCTGCCAATGGAGTGGCATCAAATGCAACATGTTAGGGAATGTCATCAAGGTTGATCTGCGGAGTAGATCTCCATCTGCTACTTACAGAAGCTCATGTTTGGGTGGTGAGGTAAACTCTTCTTTGCTTAATTTAAAGCATCTAAGTTATTTGGACCTGAGCTTGAACTGTTTTGAGGGACTTCGAATTCCTGAATTCTTTGGAGAACTCAAGAACTTAAGATATCTAAATCTATCCTCCTCCTCATTTTCCGGGGAAATCCCACCTCATCTTGGAAATTTATCTAGCTTGCATTATCTTGATCTTGAGATGAAAGATGATGACACAACTACAATAACATTCAGATTATTGTCCAGTAACTTAACATGGCTCTCAGGTCTTATTTCCATAAAATATCTCAACATGGGAAATACTAACCTAGGTGGCCAAGGACCAGAATTGTTTCGATCAGTCAATATGCTTCCTGTTCTTGAAGAATTACACTTGCATTCATGTGACCTTTACTATCTCCCACGCTCACTTTCCACTGTCAACATGACCTTGCTTTCTGTCCTTGATCTTTCTGATAATCAAATTCAGTCTTCAATACCAAATTGGATTTCTAACCTCACCAGTCTTACAGAACTAGATCTTAGCAATGACTATTTTAATCTTAATGGGAATATTCCTAGAGAATGTGAGGACAAGGCCTCTAAAGAAGATCTCGATCCTCAATTATATTATGGAATAGCAGGTTGGATACCTGAATCCTTGGGAAGTCTATGTGGCCTAAAAGTTTTGAACCTCACTGGAAATCTTATGACAGGTGAAATTGATGGATTTTTAGATAAATTCACCACTGTTTGTCCCAACAACAGCTTGGTAGCACTAGGCCTGGGGGGAAACCAATTTTCAGGGGAATTACCAAGTTCATTGGGGAAACTCAAGTATCTGAAACAACTTCATATCGGTCAGAACTGTTTCTGGGGATCCATTCCAAGAACTATAGGAAACTTATTGTTCTTGCAGGAATTGGATGTTTCTCTCAATGAAATGAATGGAACCATTCCAAAAAGTTTAGGGAAACTTTCTCGTGTCACTGATTTGAAACTTGAAAACAACCACTGGCAAGGTGTTATAACAGAAGACCATCTCATGAATCTTGAAAAATTGCAATATTTAAGTCTCAGCACAGATAGAGCCAGGCCATTGGTTTTCAATGTTACACCTCAATGGAATCCTCCTTTCAGGCTCTTGTCTCTGGAGCTATATAACTGTATAGTGGGACCTAAGCTTCCTGAATGGATTCGTGTTCAAAGTAAACTCAATGTTGTAATCCTTCAAAATGCAGGAATTGAAGACACCGTGCCTGAGGATTGGTTCTTCAACATATCATCTCAAGTCACCCTCTTGGACCTGTcttataatatgataatgggGAAGCTTCCACTGAAGTTAAAATTTCCAGAACTTGGAACTATAGACTTGAGGAATAATCGTTTTGAGGGACCAGTGCCACTTTGCTTTACCAATGCGACCTACATGTTTCTACAACAAAATTTGTTCTCAGGGCCTATCCCGAATGATATCAGTGAACTAACAGAATTGAGAATTCTTGATGTTTCCAAGAACTATCTAACTGGTATGATCCCATCAGCAGTATGTGAAATGGCATCTTTGGATATTCTATCTCTCAGAGAAAATCAATTTCACGGGCAGCTACCTCAGTGTTGGAATGATTTACAGAGGATAACGGTTTTGGATATAGCAAGCAATAATCTATCTGGCGAAATTCCTAGTTCACTAGGTCTCCTGCAAGTTCTCAGAATATTGAGTTTAAGCAACAATAGTTTGAGTGGACAGATTCCTTCATCGTTTCAGAATTGCACAGATCTGAAGATACTAGATCTTGGAAATAACAAATTGTCCGGAAACCTGCCATTGTGGATTGGAAATGATTCGACCCAATTCTGGATCCTAGGCTTAAAATCTAACAAGCTAAATGGAACCATCCCAAGACAGTGGTGCAATCTTTCAGATCttcatattttggatttggCCGAGAACAGTCTTTCAGGGTCTATCCCAAGCTGTCTGGGTGATCTTAGTTCATTGATTTACTCTAAAACTGACTTGAACAATAAATACTCTGTTGAAGATAGTTACTACTTCCAAGAGCAAATGCTCATGGTGACAAAAGGAAGAGTAATGGAATTTAGCAAGACGCTGAAGTTTGTCAATATCATAAATCTTTCCAGTAATATTCTAACAGGGGAAATACCACATGGAATAACAAACCTCACAGCACTTGGAACCTTGAACATTTCAGGTAATTATCTCACAGGTAACATTCCGAATGAGATTGGTAACATGAGATGGTTAGAAACACTTGACTTCTCTATAAACAAGCTTTCTGGACCTATTCCACAAAGCCTTTCATTACTCGAATCTTTAAGTTACTTCAATGTATCATATAACAATTTGGTTGGAAGGATTCCACAGGGAAATCAACTGCAGACACTCACTGATGTGTCAATCTATGAAGGTAATCCTTCATTATGTGGGAAACCCCTTCTGTCAAAGTGTCCTGGTTCTGATATTGGTTCCGATGTACCTATTTCACAATCTCCAGATTATGATTCTGAAACTGAGCTAGAAAATCTGTTGTTCTACTGTTGTGGGTTTGTTTTTGGTATAAGTGGTGTTTGGTGCACTCTGTGGAAGAAAGATACATGGAGAGAAGCTTACTTTTCATTCTTTAATTTAGCTTAA